In Perca flavescens isolate YP-PL-M2 chromosome 7, PFLA_1.0, whole genome shotgun sequence, the following proteins share a genomic window:
- the pnpla1 gene encoding patatin-like phospholipase domain-containing protein 2 — protein sequence MATYQLGVSQCLLNYAPWILRTAPCVLGASAGSLVAAAVVCEMSLSAIRDEMLNFAKQMKAFTLGPFNTSINVFHWLECILHKHVPSDAHQLANGRLFVSMTRLSDGKHIVTSEFQSKEDVVQALLCSCFVPVYCGMLPPSFKGVYYLDGGFSSMQPLPVPCMQTLTVSPFSGETDICPADKPCMWDMVVSGTTLKGNMANSFRIINALYPMKLETLEQAYHSGYKDAVHFLLCHDLAPHLMIHKVSQGPHNFHQTKTWMNLEATIEEEKEMKNQG from the exons ATGGCCACCTACCAGCTAGGAGTTTCCCAGTGCTTACTAAATTATGCACCCTGGATACTGCGCACAGCACCTTGTGTCCTGGGTGCATCTGCTGGGTCTCTGGTAGCAGCTGCTGTAGTCTGTGAAATGAGCCTGA GTGCTATTCGAGATGAGATGCTGAATTTTGCCAAACAGATGAAGGCTTTTACACTTGGTCCGTTTAACACTTCAATCAATGTTTTCCACTGGTTAGAGTGTATTTTACACAAACATGTTCCTTCTGATGCGCACCAACTGGCCAATGGGCGTCTTTTTGTGTCCATGACACGCCTGTCTGATGGAAAGCACATTGTCACGTCTGAGTTCCAGTCCAAAGAAGATGTAGTGCAG GCTTTGCTATGCAGCTGCTTTGTGCCTGTGTACTGCGGTATGCTGCCTCCATCCTTCAAAGGAGTA TATTATCTGGATGGGGGTTTCAGCAGCATGCAGCCACTGCCTGTACCCTGCATGCAAACCTTGACGGTGTCTCCATTCTCTGGAGAGACAGACATCTGTCCCGCCGACAAGCCTTGCATGTGGGACATGGTGGTGAGCGGCACCACCTTGAAGGGCAACATGGCTAACAGCTTCAGGATCATTAATGCTCTCTACCCCATGAAGTTAGAG ACTCTGGAACAAGCCTACCACAGCGGCTACAAGGATGCTGTTCATTTCCTTCTGTGCCATG ATCTTGCCCCACATTTGATGATACACAAAGTATCTCAAGGGCCACATAACTTTCACCAAACTAAAACGTGGATGAATCTGGAGGCCACCATAGAGGAAGAAAAGGAGATGAAG AATCAAGGCTGA
- the etv7 gene encoding transcription factor ETV7: protein MENVSPSPLDKQENRETSPPSIMHGKQVNVPLSVHHSPPNQLPLVSAPTQEDLWHLPGRLRINPSLWDKEDVAHWLHWAQREYSLRRPEKGHFEMNGRALCLLTKEDFRRRCPSSGDVLYEILQCVKQQRRTVVCDPQNSSPSLATGPIQSPDSCQIPPQSVQEPQPPTVNDTQVSLSFTTAALAAVVTTVTSQPEPMSPLRDRPLIFYTYPAPLTHTNGSAAVPALPHNPVQCPPQTESVLQPLNLSSREKPRSAMHKANGRIPECRLLWDYVYQLLCDDRYQEYIRWEDQDNLVFRVVDPNGLARLWGNHKNRDNMTYEKMSRALRHYYKLNIIKKERGQKLLFRFLKLPQDTKRAQADPAVSLEHTPPQNGDFPDSSPTHEFSEDHFEVSPDRASPLT, encoded by the exons ATGGAAAACGTTTCCCCCTCACCGTTGGACAAG CAAGAAAACAGAGAAACCAGTCCTCCATCCATAATGCATGGAAAGCAGGTCAACGTTCCTCTGAGTGTGCACCACTCCCCACCTAACCAGCTTCCCTTGGTTAGTGCCCCCACACAAGAAGACCTGTGGCATCTACCTGGACGGCTGC GAATAAACCCATCTCTGTGGGACAAGGAGGATGTTGCCCACTGGCTCCACTGGGCTCAGAGAGAGTACTCACTGCGCCGGCCTGAAAAAGGACACTTTGAGATGAATGGTCGAGCCCTGTGCCTGCTCACCAAGGAGGACTTCAGACGCCGCTGTCCCAGCTCAG GTGATGTTCTGTATGAGATCCTACAGTGTGTAAAACAGCAAAGGAGGACTGTTGTTTGTGACCCCCAAAATTCGTCTCCCTCCTTGGCAACTGGACCCATCCAGAGCCCAGACAGCTGCCAGATACCCCCTCAGAGTGTCCAAGAGCCCCAGCCCCCCACAGTCAATGACACCCAAG TTTCCCTTAGTTTCACCACTGCAGCATTGGCAGCTGTTGTAACCACTGTGACCAGCCAGCCGGAGCCCATGTCACCTCTCAGAGATCGTCCCTTGATCTTTTACACTTACCCTGCTCCACTGACACATACTA atGGATCAGCAGCTGTCCCTGCGTTGCCCCACAACCCAGTTCAGTGTCCTCCCCAAACAGAGAGTGTCCTCCAACCGCTCAACCTGTCCAGTCGAGAGAAGCCACGGAGCGCAATGCACAAAGCCAATGGCCGAATCCCAG AATGCAGACTGCTGTGGGACTATGTGTATCAGCTACTGTGTGATGACCGTTACCAAGAATACATCCGATGGGAAGACCAGGACAACCTGGTGTTCAGGGTGGTGGACCCCAACGGACTGGCGCGTCTCTGGGGAAACCACAAG AACCGAGACAATATGACCTATGAGAAAATGTCCCGGGCTTTGCGGCACTACTACAAGctcaacatcatcaaaaaggAGCGAGGACAAAAACTTCTTTTCAG GTTTCTGAAACTCCCACAGGACACCAAGAGAGCGCAGGCTGACCCTGCCGTGTCCCTGGAACACACTCCACCTCAGAACGGGGACTTTCCAGACAGCAGTCCTACACATGAGTTCAGTGAGGACCATTTCGAGGTTTCCCCTGATCGTGCTTCTCCACTAACCTGA
- the zgc:194242 gene encoding uncharacterized protein zgc:194242 — translation MKWTEIIVKEFGHPTRSVAGWLISKLLTVCNRVLEENTVQLCGIRPEDTVLELGHGPGHGLQSAAKLLTEPRGRLIGVDYSAYMHQMASDRMKDFVASGKVTLYHCDVEAMPLADSVVDKVFHCNCYYFWSDLEKGATEIHRVMKPGGLMVTTLRLSNWPQEPYMTALRDSGFTDVRMEDKQHKNITFQAIYATASK, via the exons A TGAAGTGGACTGAAATAATAGTGAAAGAGTTTGGCCATCCAACACGATCAGTGGCAGGGTGGCTGATCAGTAAGTTGCTCACAGTGTGCAACCGCGTTCTTGAGGAGAATACGGTTCAGCTGTGTGGGATCCGACCTGAGGACACAGTGCTGGAGCTGGGTCACGGCCCGGGTCATGGTCTGCAGTCAGCAGCCAAACTGCTCACAGAGCCCAGAGGCCGCCTTATAGGTGTGGATTACTCGGCATACATGCATCAG ATGGCAAGTGATCGAATGAAGGATTTTGTGGCCAGTGGGAAAGTGACCCTATACCACTGTGATGTAGAAGCAATGCCTCTGGCAGACAGCGTTGTGGATAAAGTCTTTCATTGTAACTGCTACTACTTCTGGTCTGACCTTGAGAAGGGAGCCACAGAGATACACCGGGTAATGAAACCAG GAGGCTTGATGGTGACCACGCTGAGGCTGTCGAACTGGCCCCAGGAGCCCTACATGACAGCTCTGAGAGACTCTGGCTTTACTGATGTCAGAATGGAAGACAAACAGCataaaaacattacttttcaGGCTATCTATGCTACTGCCTCAAAATGA
- the ube2t gene encoding ubiquitin-conjugating enzyme E2 T produces MQKASRLKRELQMLSTEPPPGITCWQTEERVDDLRAQIVGGTGTPYEGGLFLLEIKVPERYPFEPPKMRFLTPVYHPNIDNSGRICHDALKLPPKGAWKPSLNISTVLTSIQLLMAEPNPDDPLMADISSEFKYNKPLFTEKARKWTQEHAVQKNMGVVEANKENTPDQKASSRKREAFGTQQEAEESAKKTCV; encoded by the exons ATGCAGAAGGCTTCCCGTTTGAAGCGTGAACTTCAGATGCTGAGCACGGAGCCACCTCCCGGAATAACATGCTGGCAGACCGAGGAACGGGTAGACGACCTGCGGGCAC AGATAGTGGGTGGAACAGGGACCCCATATGAAGGTGGACTCTTCCTTTTGGAGATCAAGGTCCCAGAGAG GTACCCATTTGAGCCTCCCAAAATGCGATTCTTGACCCCCGTCTATCACCCAAACATTGACAATTCAGGGCGTATCTGCCATGATGCCCTCAAACTCCCGCCAAAG GGTGCCTGGAAGCCATCCCTAAACATCTCTACAGTCCTCACCTCCATTCAGCTACTTATGGCTGAGCCCAATCCAGATGACCCACTCATGGCCGATATA TCATCAGAGTTCAAATACAACAAACCGCTGTTCACGGAGAAGGCCAGGAAGTGGACACAAGAACACGCTGTTCAGAAGAACATG GGAGTCGTGGAGGCCAACAAAGAAAATACTCCAGATCAGAAAGCTTCATCTCGCAAAAGAGAGGCTTTTGGTACACagcaggaggcagaggaatCAGCAAAGAAAACCTGTGTGTAG